The following proteins are encoded in a genomic region of Peromyscus maniculatus bairdii isolate BWxNUB_F1_BW_parent chromosome 12, HU_Pman_BW_mat_3.1, whole genome shotgun sequence:
- the Slc35a5 gene encoding UDP-sugar transporter protein SLC35A5 isoform X4, translating to MAVIFSNFSIITTALLFRIVLKRHLNWIQWASLLILFLSIVALTASTKTSQHDLAGHGFHHDAFFTPSNSCLHFRRECSQRDNCTAKEWTFTEVNWNTTARVFSHIRLGLGHVLIIVQCFISSMANIYNEKILKEGAQHTESIFIQNSKLYFFGIVFNGMTLVLQSSNRDQIQNCGFFYGHNTFSVALIFVTAFQGLSVAFILKFLDNMFHVLMAQVTTVIITTVSVLVFDFRPSLDFFLEAPTVLLSIFIYNASKPQNLECAPRQERIRDLSGSLWERSSGDGEELERLTKPKSDDSDDDTF from the exons GCGGCATCTGAACTGGATACAGTGGGCTTCCCTCCTGATTCTGTTCTTGTCTATCGTCGCCCTGACTGCCAGTACCAAAACGTCACAGCATGACTTGGCAGGACATGGATTTCATCACGATGCCTTCTTCACCCCGTCCAATTCCTGCCTTCATTTTAGAAGAGAATGCTCCCAGAGAGACAATTGTACAGCCAAGGAGTGGACTTTCACTGAAGTCAACTGGAACACCACAGCCAGAGTTTTTAGTCACATCCGTTTGGGCTTGGGCCACGTTCTGATTATagttcagtgttttatttcttcaatggCCAATATCTATAATGAGAAGATCCTGAAGGAGGGGGCACAGCACACCGAGAGCATCTTCATACAGAACAGCAAGCTTTACTTCTTTGGCATTGTTTTTAATGGGATGACCCTGGTCCTTCAGAGCAGTAACCGTGATCAGATTCAGAACTGTGGGTTTTTTTATGGCCACAATACATTTTCAGTAGCTCTTATTTTCGTAACTGCCTTCCAGGGCCTTTCAGTGGCTTTTATCTTGAAATTCTTAGATAACATGTTCCATGTCTTGATGGCCCAGGTGACAACTGTCATCATCACAACAGTGTCCGTCCTGGTGTTTGATTTCAGGCCCTCCCTGGATTTTTTCCTAGAAGCCCCAACAGttcttctctccatatttatttataatgctaGCAAGCCTCAAAATCTAGAATGTGCACCTAGGCAAGAAAGGATCCGAGATCTAAGTGGCAGTCTTTGGGAACGTTCCAGTGGG GatggagaggagctggagagacttACCAAACCGAAGAGTGATGACTCAGATGACGACACTTTCTAA